The genomic segment GAAGTAGACGTCAATGACGTCCAATTTGGCAATAAGCAACATCTGTTGCATATATAAACGCCCTCTTTGATCGATATGGCGTCACTGCTACGTaggtaaaaataaaagcattgaaCGTCATCAAAATCATTCTGCAAGAAAGAAAATCAACATTGAGCCACGTACTTCCCAGTTTGAAAGATTGGACTCGTAACTGATTGCAACCACAATCGCAATTATTACAGAAATAAAACTCGTCAAAGTCGTCTCTACAACCCGTGTTTAGAAACTAAATACCAAACATCAACTGCAATAAAGGTCAAGCTTCTAATATTACTTTTGAATAAGACAATAGAGCAAAAATGAAGATtggatttattttattgtgtctcATCTACTCAGCCAGGTACGTAAGATATCTTTGAGCTTTCTTTTACCAACTAACATTACTATAAATtagacaacaataaataaataaataaaagaagattgCTCTCAGGTTTGGACCTCTCAATCTGCAGAGgccttaaaataattaaaagacatatatatgttggcaatatttgtgtgagttcaaattctgccaaggttgactttacctttcatctttttaagttcgataaaataagtaccagttgagcactgggttaatgtaatcaacttaacccctcccctcaaactgATGGCCTTTTGCTCTAAAAAAAAGTACTCACTTCTCTTATTCTATTTTGACCCATTTCTTGGTGCCAATAATTCCTTCCAGTTAATAACACCAACTTATTTTTACACAATTTCCAATTTGAATTTTTTGGTGTTTCCGTATTCAGATGATTTGTTTGTTAATGTTTACAGTTGTCCTCCAATCATTGGagaaattctttattaaaaagaaagaaaaaaaaagatattttaattctttcttccttGATATCATAAAAGcaagtaatttcaataaagacaGCACTTCAAAATACACCTGATGACACGTGTGAATAACAATGATGCAATTACACCTGTCATTGTAATCAGAGTCCTCAAACTTCTATTATCATAATCAAATTAGGTTTAAACATTACATATTTTCACAAATCATTTACCTACAATTTACAaaggtaaataataaaatatgaaaaataattttcaaaatttatacaagatataagtaaataaataaaacgctTGATTATATATTACACCAAGAGTTCCTGGAGTTTCTCTCTAAAAATTTTGCAGTAACCCAAAACACTTGTAATCACAAAttattaggttgaggaaaaagtttgtacaccatgttaaaataatgcttttttaaatatttttgtggtgtgtgtgttcattcagttcatgtcATGCTCAATGGTGACTCACTGTGTTTGTCAAAAATGTGCAGATAATGCCAGAAAGGCAATTGCATAATTTCTGCTGCTGATAGTCTTTGCCCCTGAAATCTTAATGATGATATCTCCTTGTTGGCCAGAAACTCTGGCCTCAAGCTTTTAGAATGTTCCACAGAATTCATATATAGTTTTTCTTCAAGAATCTCCCCCTCTGTACTAACTTGTTCAGTCTTCCTCAACTCCATAACACTTGAGTGTAGTTTGAAATGCTTCATGTGAAAGTATCTTATCATCGGTCTCCTATACAacagggcttccacacagttttcactcaccaaatccactcacaagacattgatctCAGCTCAGGGAGagtagtaggagacacttgcccaaggtgccatgcagtggaattgaaccaaaaatcatatggttgcaaagtaagcttctctaaccacacaaccattcttgCATCTGTTCCTCTATAAAAACTGGAAATGAGTGATGGATtgcattaatataataaataacttatAGGAATGAATTGATACATGAAtaatgaatacatttttttttctccttttaatttCAGATGTGAAAGTGGAAGCAAACAGGACATTTCTCTCTGGTATAAAGATATGATAAAACAGGGAGCTTTTGAAGGGGATTTGACTTCAGCTCAACTAGAAGTgaaaaattctatagaaaaaataattaaaagttcaATGAAAAGTAAAAGATTGTTTGATAGAGAAAAACTTTTagcttatgaaaatattttgaatttgaatgacaatAGGGATTTTGAGGATGACGATGAAAcagaattaaatgatgatgatgatggtgatgatatggaTAACAATAGCGAGGAGGTTAGTgtgcatgataataataataataataataataataataataatgtggagaAGGAAAATTTTAAAAGTCAACATGTCAAAGGTGATATCTTACTGAAATCTTCAACAACAATAGAATCTAAAAATAATGTCTCTgaaaatacgacaaatttaaaaagtatgaaaaaattaTTAGATGAAAAGCAAACAGACGATAAGGCCAAACAGATTCCcaaaagagaagaaacaacagTTGAAATATTGCAATCCAACCAAACGAAAACAGTGTTTGAAACAAAATCAGTTGTGAAAAAGATTAGCAACAGGATTCCAAAAATTTCTATTCGACATTTATACAAAACTTGCTATAGTAATTTTTCCAGccatttagatatattttatgcatatgagAAGCAACGTAACAAACTTTTCCAGAGAGAAGAATATTTAGATAATAAATCTATGCAATCAAATtggttttttaaaatcttatatcaGATACAGCAAAGCCAAATGATTTCACCTTCACCAAATATTCTAAAAAtgtcaaaagtattcaaaaaatCAAAGGCATCTAAAAGCAAATATAAAGtaagaaacattttgaaactttGCTTAAGAACCTCAGATTGTTTGAAAGTATGTCgatatttctttgaatttcaaATGTGCATACCTGGATTTAATTGGATAAGGAATAGTTCTAGTAAGAACCGTTCTTATTTAGTTCAATGGGAAGCTTTTCCGAGAAAGGAAAATTTtggaattaattttaataaaaagtcATTCAACAATGACCAGAAGAAACTTCAAAGAGATAATgtcaaaataaaggaaaagaccAAAGATGAAAAGATcagagatggaaagaaaatgtTGGATAAAACTGGCAAGAATAAgggaaaatttactgaaaataagATCAAAGAAAATTCCCATACTTCAgataataagaaacaaaataatagaatGTCCACCAAAACAAAACTGTCTTCTGATGattcacaaaataaaattgaaaataaaataaaggaaacgaATGTGAATGAAGAGGTAAATAGTAAAGGAAGAAATGTTCCAGTTCAGGAAAATATTATGGAAACTCCTCAAGATAAATCATTTAATCAaagattaaaaacagaaaacagtgtGGATATTGGTATGGTTAACAAGATAGTTGATGAGATGTCAAATGAATATTTGATCAAGATACAGTCACTAGAGCTAGCAGTaacaaaattagagaaagaaCTGCTAACAGGACAGCTGAGCAGAACTAATGACCTGTTGTCATTATCTCAACTTGAAAGCCAGATTCTCCATTTACAGACAAAATTAATGAAACTCAATCAGACATATATCAAGCTTGAACAAGAGAACCAAGATTTGAAACATGGTCAACAGAAAATTTTTGAACTCAAACAACAGAATGAGAGACAATTGACTAGTAACTTTGATGTGAAGAATAAGATCCATAACCAGACTAATTTAatcagacaacaacaaaaaaattttgcTGATTTGTCTTATATGGTACAAAATCAATCAAATCTTCTTAGTAAATTAACTCATCGACAAGAACAgatagaagaagaaaatagaatacTTCATCAAGTTGTTATGAACCagtctttatatatttcacatgtCTTGAAGACAGTTCATGTATTAACCAATCAGATGCAAGAAGAACGTATTCGTGAAAATACTAACAAATTTAACATGTTTCCAGTTCAATTAATTGAAAAGTTAGAATCATTGATATCTAGCAGGAAAATAGTTGAAggtgagaaaatagaaaaacatatcAAAAGGAAAGggaaatcaaaaaatataacttGTAAAAAACCTTGGATTTCTGTGGGAAAATATTCTCATCACAAACTAGTGGTAAAACAAAATAGGTTAAAGTATAGGTATTTCACTCTTTTATCGAAATCCTGCCTCATATTTGATAACATAGATGAACAATCTTTGCCAAATTTACCAGCATCTTCAACTCAGTATAAATTAAGATCATCTAcagctgtagaaaacaaaaacgaaactataaataaaaccattgcaagaaagaaacaggaaactcaaaagagctCAACACTTCCACAAAAAAATCAGTCGAGTAAATTTAAAGTGCAGGAaccaaaaattaaagaaactgaaaaaagcagtcagaatgtaaaagaaataaaagatgaacagagtgttaaaattaaaaaagaaaatgatacaaaAGTAAAAGATGGgaattcagaagaaaaaaatcaacgccAAAGTCATAATTCTGATAAAGTCAAGCCAAAAGTAGCTTCCCATAGTAAAAAAGAATCTGTTGAGGTCCTTGCTGGTCAGAAACCAACAAAGAGTTCTGAGACCAAtgtaaagaataataaagaagaaaaagagggaaacaAGAAAATGAACGATAAAAACTTAGAACTGAAGGAACCACTCTATGTTGATGCAAAACAGAGCGGACCAAAAGGTAAGATGGTTTCAATTGTTAAGGCCTACTGTAttaatgtcatcattatcatcattggttgTTTGTGTCTcagaaacttagcagttcagcaaaaggggtcattggaataagtatcagacttaggcctccaccaccaccaagtaACCCATACGTACTGGGGTTggtttgctcaactaaaacccttcgaggtagTGCTCCATTATGGCTGttgtccaatgagtgaaacaagtaaaagatagaaccCTTGATTCTCTGTAGCAGCTTGCTGGCCACTTTTGTCCCCATCTATAACAGTATTTTACCCAGTCCCCTAAGCTGTTTTCACTGATATTCTCCTGCATTCTAGATTTCCTTCTTTTCTAAAATACCAATTCATTTGATGCatcaatgtttgtttataaaaatattcccACAAAGCAGTCTTGTTTATtctttatcctttatttgttttagtcattagactgtggccatgctggggcattgccttgaagaattttttgagaTGAATgtctcaaccccagtacttaatttttaaaagcttggcacttattctatcagttattttgctgaactcctaagttacagtggacataaacacactagcactgagTGTCatgtgatggtgggaggacaaaaacagacagaaacacacacacacacatgatgagcttctttcggtttctgtctaccgaatccactcacaagattctGGTTGActtgagattatagtagaagacacttgatcaaggtaccatgcagtgggactgaactccaaactatGTGGTTGCTTCTTACCGCACACCCATTCCTGCACCTTTATAATCAATTTTAAGAATTGGATTCTTCCTCAGTCTGTGATGTTTCAATTCTTATTTCCTTACATTTCAGACTGCTATGATTTATATATGAAAGGAAGTTCCAAGAAtggtgtctataaaataaaacCCATTGCTACATCAAAATCTCTAGATGTTTTCTGCGATATGAAAAATGGTGGCTGGACTGTAATACAAAGACGCCAAGGAGGAACAATAAGCTTTAAACGAGATTGGAATAGCTACAAAAAAGGCTTTGGAGGTAatacttttttaattatattcattttgcatcaacattatcatttaatgcccattttcccaTGCTTATAACTCTTGTAATGTACTCTaaaatgtaatacacacacacacatacatgtgtgtgtgtgtaagaaattacGATAAGCACAAATGTATGTCATTTATTCTTCTCCATGTTTTGAcattgtggttgtttggaacTCTATATTGGATGTAAATAATAAAAGGTTTTGAAtgatacaacaatgcactataatacaaaaaatggactatacacctgttgtaatttagttatctatagtccgatgatatttcggaataaaattccttcttcagatattcttagatggagtcgctgctataatctgttttccaacggcttttcttttttcggaatgCATCTGTTTTCAAACATTGCACAAGGCTTTGGCAACAACCAATGGTTATGTGAGCGAGCCATCTTAGCTCTGCGTAATGATGCTGTTGACAAAATCAATTTGGGATCTCTTGCAGCTGTTGCCAGGACAAGAACAGTCTTTCAAATCAATCGACACTCATTGATCAGGATCAAGCTGTAATTTTTACAACTGAGTTCCTGAA from the Octopus bimaculoides isolate UCB-OBI-ISO-001 chromosome 11, ASM119413v2, whole genome shotgun sequence genome contains:
- the LOC106877187 gene encoding protein scabrous, which produces MKIGFILLCLIYSARCESGSKQDISLWYKDMIKQGAFEGDLTSAQLEVKNSIEKIIKSSMKSKRLFDREKLLAYENILNLNDNRDFEDDDETELNDDDDGDDMDNNSEEVSVHDNNNNNNNNNNNVEKENFKSQHVKGDILLKSSTTIESKNNVSENTTNLKSMKKLLDEKQTDDKAKQIPKREETTVEILQSNQTKTVFETKSVVKKISNRIPKISIRHLYKTCYSNFSSHLDIFYAYEKQRNKLFQREEYLDNKSMQSNWFFKILYQIQQSQMISPSPNILKMSKVFKKSKASKSKYKVRNILKLCLRTSDCLKVCRYFFEFQMCIPGFNWIRNSSSKNRSYLVQWEAFPRKENFGINFNKKSFNNDQKKLQRDNVKIKEKTKDEKIRDGKKMLDKTGKNKGKFTENKIKENSHTSDNKKQNNRMSTKTKLSSDDSQNKIENKIKETNVNEEVNSKGRNVPVQENIMETPQDKSFNQRLKTENSVDIGMVNKIVDEMSNEYLIKIQSLELAVTKLEKELLTGQLSRTNDLLSLSQLESQILHLQTKLMKLNQTYIKLEQENQDLKHGQQKIFELKQQNERQLTSNFDVKNKIHNQTNLIRQQQKNFADLSYMVQNQSNLLSKLTHRQEQIEEENRILHQVVMNQSLYISHVLKTVHVLTNQMQEERIRENTNKFNMFPVQLIEKLESLISSRKIVEGEKIEKHIKRKGKSKNITCKKPWISVGKYSHHKLVVKQNRLKYRYFTLLSKSCLIFDNIDEQSLPNLPASSTQYKLRSSTAVENKNETINKTIARKKQETQKSSTLPQKNQSSKFKVQEPKIKETEKSSQNVKEIKDEQSVKIKKENDTKVKDGNSEEKNQRQSHNSDKVKPKVASHSKKESVEVLAGQKPTKSSETNVKNNKEEKEGNKKMNDKNLELKEPLYVDAKQSGPKDCYDLYMKGSSKNGVYKIKPIATSKSLDVFCDMKNGGWTVIQRRQGGTISFKRDWNSYKKGFGGIYGEHWLGNDNIHWLTNQGHYSLRVDLIDWEKNKVTAIYEYFMIDDESNGYRLHVDGYSGDSGDSLSKHNLNKFSTKDVDNDLVTKQFGGSCAKRFNGAWWYYKCYASNLNGVFYRDGLVADKKFDGIAWKSWKKANYSLMKVEMKIKPKTTKKDSNK